From Candidatus Syntrophosphaera sp., a single genomic window includes:
- a CDS encoding glycosyltransferase family 2 protein, giving the protein MLLSFVIPVLNEQDSLRQLCSEIIASCGSHGHEIIFIDDGSRDQSFPVMAELAQADPDIRIVKFRRNFGKAAALQYGFDLARGEVVFTLDADLQDNPAEIPKFLAKLDEGWDLVSGWKQKRRDPLHKVIPSRFFNFVTALTFRLKLKDYNCGFKAYRRELVKELHLYGEMHRYIPALANALGFRIAEIPVEHRKRLFGRSKYGLERYLRGFFDLLTVKMVTTYIKSPLYLFGRIGLISALLGTAIIVYMAVLKIFYYQPVTNRIPLFLGITMILGGLQFISLGLISELIINRISPLQKLPVSVEKTVNLPPGEGQSQ; this is encoded by the coding sequence CTGAGATCATCGCCAGTTGCGGCTCTCACGGCCATGAGATCATCTTCATTGATGACGGCAGCCGCGACCAGAGTTTTCCCGTCATGGCCGAACTCGCCCAAGCTGACCCTGATATCCGGATCGTCAAGTTCCGCCGCAATTTTGGCAAGGCCGCGGCCCTGCAATATGGCTTCGATCTCGCCCGTGGGGAGGTCGTCTTCACACTGGACGCCGATCTGCAGGATAACCCAGCGGAGATCCCCAAATTCCTGGCCAAGCTCGACGAAGGCTGGGACCTGGTCTCAGGCTGGAAGCAGAAACGGCGCGATCCCCTGCACAAGGTCATCCCCTCCCGCTTCTTCAACTTTGTCACCGCCCTCACATTCAGGCTCAAGCTCAAGGACTACAATTGCGGCTTCAAAGCCTATCGCCGAGAGCTGGTGAAAGAACTGCACCTCTATGGCGAAATGCACCGCTACATCCCTGCTTTGGCCAATGCCCTGGGCTTTCGGATAGCAGAGATCCCCGTCGAACACCGCAAACGCCTCTTTGGCCGCTCCAAATATGGCCTGGAACGCTATTTGCGGGGATTCTTCGACCTGCTGACCGTCAAGATGGTGACCACCTACATCAAGAGCCCGCTTTACCTCTTTGGCAGGATCGGCCTGATCTCAGCGCTCCTGGGCACCGCCATCATCGTCTACATGGCCGTCCTGAAGATCTTCTACTATCAGCCGGTCACGAACCGCATCCCGCTGTTTCTGGGCATCACGATGATCCTGGGCGGGCTGCAGTTCATCTCCTTGGGCCTGATCTCCGAACTTATCATCAATCGCATCTCGCCGCTGCAGAAACTGCCGGTGTCCGTGGAAAAAACCGTCAATCTTCCTCCGGGAGAGGGCCAAAGCCAGTGA